In one Carettochelys insculpta isolate YL-2023 chromosome 6, ASM3395843v1, whole genome shotgun sequence genomic region, the following are encoded:
- the LOC142014517 gene encoding olfactory receptor 8U3-like yields the protein MANSNLTVVTEFILLGITDRPELQVPFFLLFLVIYAITLVGNLGMIVLIRVDCRLHTPMYFFLSHLAFLDLCYSSTITPQMLVNFLDQSKTISYYACAAQLGCFLTFMAMESLLLTGMAYDRYVAICNPLLYQVIMSHKVCVHLVTVPYLYSFCVALLHTILTFSLSFCSSNKINHFFCDDMPLLALSCSSTHTKQVLIFAFAGFGMIVTSLIVLISYLFIFITILRIRSMEGKLKAFSTCTSHLTSVTIFYGTLMFMYLQPRTNHSLDTDKVASLFYTVVIPMLNPLIYNLRNKEVKAALKSIMSKNCWSFT from the coding sequence ATGGCTAATTCAAATCTCACTGTGGTGACCGAGTTCATTCTTCTGGGAATCACAGATCGTCCAGAGCTCCAAGTCCCATTTTTCCTGTTGTTCCTAGTGATCTATGCTATCACCTTGGTTGGTAATCTTGGGATGATCGTGTTAATCAGAGTTGACTGTCGCCTTCACActcccatgtacttcttcctcagCCATTTGGCTTTTTTGGATCTCTGCTATTCCTCAACCATCACCCCTCAAATGCTGGTGAACTTCTTAGATCAGAGTAAAACCATTTCTTATTATGCCTGTGCTGCACAGCTGGGCTGTTTCCTAACATTCATGGCCATGGAGTCTCTCCTCCTGACTGGGATGGCCTATGATCGTTACGTGGCCATCTGTAACCCACTGCTCTACCAGGTCATCATGTCCCACAAGGTCTGTGTGCACCTGGTAACTGTTCCTTACTTATACAGCTTCTGCGTTGCCCTGCTCCACACCATCCTTACTTTTAGTTTATCCTTCTGTTCCTCCAACAAAATCAACCATTTCTTCTGCGATGACATGCCCTTGCTGGCTCTCTCCTGCTCTAGTACCCACACCAAACAGGTATTGATCTTCGCCTTTGCTGGCTTTGGCATGATTGTAACCTCCCTCATCGTCCTGATCTCCTACCTCTTTATTTTCATCACCATCCTGAGGATCCGCTCAATGGAAGGCAAGCTCAAAGCTTTCtccacctgcacctcccacctgacTTCTGTCACCATCTTCTATGGGACTCTGATGTTCATGTATTTACAGCCCCGCACCAACCACTCgctggacacagacaaagtgGCCTCCCTCTTCTACACCGTGGTGATCCCCATGTTGAACCCCCTGATCTACAACCTGCGGAACAAGGAAGTAAAGGCTGCCCTGAAGAGCATCATGTCTAAAAATTGTTGGAGTTTTACATGA
- the LOC142014520 gene encoding olfactory receptor 8U3-like: MANTNLTVVTEFILLGITDRPELQVPFFLLFLVIYAMTLVGNLGMIVLIRVDCRLHTPMYFFLSHLAFVDLCYSSTITPQMLVNFVDQSKTISYYACSAQLCCFLTFMAMESFLLAGMAYDRYVAICNPLLYHVIMSHKVCVHLVVVPYMYSVCGALLHTIITFSLSFCSSNKINHFYCDDMPLMALACSSTHTKQVLIFAFAGFDMITTSLIVLISYLFIFTTILRIRSMEGKRKAFSTCTSHLTTVTILYGTQIFMYLQPSTNHSLDTDKVASVFYTVVIPMLNPLIYSLRNKEVKDALKNVISKKRWSFK, translated from the coding sequence ATGGCTAATACAAATCTCACCGTGGTGACCGAGTTCATTCTTCTGGGAATCACAGATCGTCCAGAGCTCCAAGTCCCATTTTTCCTGTTGTTCCTAGTGATCTATGCTATGACCTTGGTAGGCAATCTTGGGATGATCGTGTTAATCAGAGTTGACTGTCGACTTCACACTcccatgtactttttcctcaGCCATTTGGCTTTTGTGGATCTCTGTTATTCCTCAACCATCACCCCTCAAATGCTGGTGAACTTCGTAGATCAGAGTAAAACCATTTCTTATTACGCCTGCTCTGCACAGTTGTGCTGTTTCCTAACATTCATGGCCATGGAGTCTttcctcctggctgggatggcctaTGATCGTTACGTGGCCATCTGTAACCCACTACTCTACCATGTCATCATGTCCCACAAGGTCTGTGTGCACCTGGTAGTTGTTCCTTACATGTACAGCGTCTGCGGTGCCCTACTCCACACCATTATTACTTTTAGTTTATCCTTCTGTTCCTCCAACAAGATCAACCATTTCTACTGCGATGACATGCCCTTGATGGCCCTCGCTTGCTCTAGTACCCACACCAAACAGGTACTGATCTTCGCCTTTGCTGGCTTTGACATGATTACAACCTCCCTCATCGTCCTGATCTCCTACCTCTTTatcttcaccaccatcctgaggATCCGCTCCATGGAAGGCAAGCGCAAAGCTTTCtccacctgcacctcccacctgacGACTGTCACCATCTTGTACGGGACTCAGATCTTTATGTATTTACAACCCAGCACCAACCACTCACTGGACACAGACAAAGTGGCCTCCGTCTTCTACACGGTGGTGATCCCCATGTTGAACCCTCTGATCTACAGCCTGCGGAACAAGGAGGTGAAGGATGCCCTGAAGAACGTCATATCTAAAAAGCGTTGgagttttaaatga